In one window of Holosporales bacterium DNA:
- the rplA gene encoding 50S ribosomal protein L1, translating to MAKLCKRLKKIHELIDFDHFYSLSEAIAVLKKGAPCKFDETVDIAVNLNIDPRKTEQNIRGMITMPNGTGKSVRVAVFAKGPKADEAKAAGADLIGADDLAESVSGGKIDFDVCIATPDMMGVVGKLGKLLGPKGLMPNPKLGTVTQDVATAVKSAKGGQVEYKLEKAGIIHAGICKLSFDATAIEGNIKAFLGAVLKAKPTGVKGSYLKRVSVSTTMGPGIQIDVSSVASD from the coding sequence ATGGCTAAACTTTGCAAAAGACTTAAGAAAATCCACGAATTGATCGATTTTGATCATTTTTACAGTTTATCGGAGGCAATCGCCGTTCTGAAGAAAGGCGCTCCTTGTAAGTTTGATGAGACGGTCGATATTGCGGTCAATTTGAACATAGATCCACGTAAAACTGAACAGAACATACGCGGCATGATAACGATGCCGAACGGCACCGGCAAAAGCGTACGAGTTGCGGTTTTTGCTAAAGGCCCTAAGGCTGATGAAGCTAAAGCCGCCGGGGCAGATCTTATTGGCGCTGATGATTTAGCTGAATCAGTTTCTGGCGGAAAAATAGACTTTGATGTTTGTATCGCCACACCTGACATGATGGGCGTAGTTGGAAAGCTTGGTAAGTTACTCGGTCCAAAGGGGCTTATGCCTAATCCAAAGCTTGGTACGGTTACTCAGGATGTAGCCACGGCGGTTAAGTCGGCAAAAGGCGGACAGGTGGAATATAAGCTTGAAAAAGCTGGCATTATTCACGCCGGTATATGCAAGCTAAGCTTTGATGCAACGGCCATTGAAGGCAATATCAAAGCCTTTTTGGGCGCGGTATTAAAAGCCAAACCTACTGGCGTTAAAGGTTCCTACTTGAAAAGGGTGTCGGTTTCGACTACTATGGGGCCTGGTATACAGATTGATGTTTCGAGCGTCGCATCGGATTAG
- the rplK gene encoding 50S ribosomal protein L11 → MAKKIAGYIKLQIPAGKANPSPPVGPALGQRGLNIMDFCKAFNAQSQNMEAGMPIPVVITAYVDKTFSFVMKTPPATFFLKKMAKIEKGASAPGRGFVGRVTSDQIREIARLKKADLNVNDEEAAMRMIEGSARSMSLEVVS, encoded by the coding sequence ATGGCCAAGAAGATCGCCGGTTACATAAAGCTTCAGATTCCTGCGGGCAAGGCTAATCCTTCTCCTCCGGTTGGCCCAGCTTTAGGTCAGCGCGGGCTTAATATCATGGATTTTTGTAAGGCTTTTAATGCCCAAAGCCAGAATATGGAGGCCGGTATGCCGATTCCGGTTGTAATTACGGCTTATGTAGACAAAACGTTTTCGTTTGTAATGAAAACGCCCCCGGCAACGTTTTTTTTGAAAAAAATGGCAAAAATTGAAAAAGGGGCCAGCGCTCCTGGCAGAGGCTTTGTTGGGCGCGTTACTTCAGATCAGATAAGGGAAATCGCTCGTTTGAAAAAAGCAGACTTGAACGTCAATGATGAAGAAGCGGCCATGCGCATGATTGAAGGATCGGCGCGTTCTATGAGCTTGGAGGTAGTTAGCTAA
- the rplJ gene encoding 50S ribosomal protein L10, whose protein sequence is MDRVQKQQFIDKLKEVSSEANLAVLVKYNGLTVAEALDLRNKMRTAEASYVVIKNTLARIALSETKFGSMTDLFKGQTALAVSQSPVAAAKVAVEFAKEFEEKFEIIAGCMDGQMLSTADVKMLASLPSLDGLRSKIIAVISAPAQKIAAVLQAPAGQLARVFGAYSSRG, encoded by the coding sequence ATGGACCGCGTCCAAAAACAACAGTTTATTGACAAGCTTAAGGAAGTCTCATCTGAGGCCAACCTTGCGGTACTGGTCAAATACAATGGGCTGACCGTCGCAGAAGCGCTGGATTTAAGAAATAAAATGCGGACTGCTGAGGCGTCTTATGTTGTCATAAAAAATACGCTTGCCCGTATCGCGTTATCTGAAACTAAGTTTGGTTCGATGACGGATCTTTTTAAGGGACAGACGGCTCTTGCTGTCTCGCAGTCGCCGGTCGCTGCGGCAAAGGTTGCCGTTGAGTTTGCTAAAGAGTTTGAAGAAAAGTTTGAGATCATTGCCGGGTGTATGGACGGCCAAATGCTATCCACAGCCGATGTAAAGATGTTGGCTTCGCTGCCTTCACTCGACGGACTTCGGTCCAAAATTATTGCGGTTATTTCTGCCCCTGCGCAGAAGATCGCAGCCGTCCTGCAGGCCCCCGCTGGACAGTTGGCTCGTGTGTTTGGGGCTTATTCAAGTAGAGGTTAG
- the rplL gene encoding 50S ribosomal protein L7/L12, with product MSADLDKIIDTLSKLTVLEAAELSKKLEEVWGVSAAAPVAVAAAPASAAAPAAEEKTEFNVVLTDVGAEKIKVIKVVREITGLGLTEAKTLVESAPKPLKEGVNKDEAAEIKKKVEESGAKVEIK from the coding sequence ATGAGTGCAGATTTAGATAAAATTATCGATACGCTTTCTAAGCTTACTGTATTGGAAGCGGCAGAATTGAGCAAAAAGCTGGAAGAGGTTTGGGGGGTCAGCGCTGCAGCCCCGGTTGCGGTGGCGGCTGCTCCTGCTTCAGCGGCCGCTCCCGCTGCGGAAGAGAAAACAGAGTTTAACGTGGTTTTGACTGACGTTGGCGCCGAAAAGATCAAGGTTATTAAAGTGGTAAGAGAAATAACCGGCCTTGGCCTAACTGAAGCAAAAACCTTGGTTGAATCTGCTCCAAAGCCTTTGAAGGAAGGGGTAAACAAAGACGAAGCTGCGGAGATTAAGAAAAAAGTCGAAGAATCCGGCGCCAAAGTTGAGATAAAATAG